From a single Paramisgurnus dabryanus chromosome 17, PD_genome_1.1, whole genome shotgun sequence genomic region:
- the baz1a gene encoding bromodomain adjacent to zinc finger domain protein 1A isoform X1 — MPLLHKKPFVRQKPPADLRPDEEVFLCKVTHEIFRTYDEFFERTILCNSLVWSCAVTGKPGLTYQEALDSEKKAKQNLQNFPAALMVPLLHLTALTHRNRLHEICDDVYAYVKERFFLGEMVDVVSRSGTRQHCKILEVIPPYSNGTANGHVTHHMEGDSIVISDSDEEITVTSPKTPSNGRKKAINPSLFKYKVQPVNPEGCEPLVVKASQISRKKNVFSRDRLKLLLKHHCEPINGTIRLKPSTVAKYKLPEQSLSHFFPDEPPVFAFSPPVKGRGRRPNCASPTEMNYIEEKLKLMQQKEQMMSMDKFKKEREDLMEAKRREKEGKEKRKEEMRKIIEEEKLRRKEEKERMKVEKEREREKLKEEKKKYAERLKLWSKPREDMECDDLKELPKPLPVKTRLPPELFGDALMVLEFLHAFGELFDLKDEFPDGITLEVLEEALVGSNPEGPLCELLFFFLSAIFQALAEEQEEVAKDQLAEADTKDLTEALEDDADPTQSAISAVASLAAAWPQLHQGCSLKQLDLDSCTLTEILRLHILASGADCSSTSAKFRYQKQGGFGSTDDPCVELRLSNQCLLKKLSSTAVYDLLPGEKLKILHALCGKLLTLVSTRDFIEDNADEQRAAKQELRELKAEQHRRVREEAAERVRKRKEEKLREQEQKLKEKHEKLKEEAKNGSHVAGDEMDTSTESQEAHTEQHTEDEEEQPSKSKLAKKTNSSLKEKQSSEVEVKDSLSPEELQQQQLKEKELLERIHKAMACTYILPFGRDRQYRRYWIFPSGGALFVEDDFFGLTEDMLEPRPTPEPKMEEAPSVESPVKTDDATVEPVPVHNTSPPVNRPNQWFFYSVAEDVEQLIEALNPRGHRESTLKEALLQEKERILQLLDEKAVQRYHPSDKPFPETKSSSLKAKAALSSESTVPAERFMENRLKDLLLDVEDRIYQGTLGTIKVTDRSSWRAALENGNYELLSPESKELMNGEEEPMEIENHFRVNNRLQELKAESQSVTSTTVSTPQPINNTVQYLAQALAQIEQGIERKFLKAPLGDEDSKKDQKVKKKDKKKDDDQSSEKDDGSESGRQVKTVLERWRESLLACSSLSQVFLHLSTLERSVIWAKSILNARCKVCRRKGDAENMLLCDACDRGHHIFCLRPKLKAVPTEDWFCPECRPKQRSHRINSRQRSSIDSEEEMEDEEESEAEEESEEEEEEEESEEEQSEEEEKESVSKKVAVKLPLQSTKGGRSNNKSKQAESGHSTPRSQQSTPKQSQSANKGGSKNSGKKPTPVSNGKPPARAGSRSSARLSLEVLASNGTTAKSSNQSSPSTQNTDSRKRPITAEVSPKAKIVLAPTTTSSSRRSSGRNLGVHELSACELLTVDLVRHEDSWPFKKLVSRTQVPDYYDIIKKPIALSTIREKVNNCEYQTAAEYIADMELMFSNCLEYNPRSTNEAKAGLRLQSFFQSELQRLGLADRMTPPQKRPRM, encoded by the exons ATGCCGCTTCTTCACAAAAAGCCTTTCGTGAGGCAGAAACCGCCCGCTGATCTCAGACCAGATGAAGAAGTATTCCTCTGTAAAGTCACGCATGAAATCTTCAGGACCTATGA TGAATTTTTCGAGAGGACCATTCTGTGTAACAGCCTGGTATGGAGCTGTGCAGTGACAGGGAAACCTGGACTGACCTACCAGGAGGCCCTGGATAGTGAGAAGAAGGCCAAGCAAAATCTTCAGAACTTTCCCGCTGCGCTCATGGTCCCCCTTCTGCACCTTACAGCACTTACACACCGCAATCGACTGCACGAGATCTGTGATGATGTGTACGCCTACGTCAAAGAGCGCTTCTTTCTCGGAGAGATGGTGGATGTTGTCAGTCGTTCTGGTACCAG ACAACACTGTAAGATATTGGAGGTCATACCTCCCTATTCCAATGGCACAGCTAATGGCCATGTTACACATCATATGGAGGGCGACTCAATTGTCATCAGCGACAGCGATGAGGAGATCACAGTCACTTCTCCCAAAACTCCATCTAATGG CAGGAAGAAAGCCATCAATCCATCTTTGTTTAAATACAAAGTTCAGCCTGTCAACCCTGAGGGTTGTGAACCATTAGTAGTGAAAGCTTCTCAGATTAG TCGTAAGAAGAATGTTTTTAGTCGAGACCGACTGAAGCTGCTTCTTAAACATCACTGTGAACCGATAAACGGGACCATTAGACTCAAG CCGTCAACAGTTGCAAAATATAAGTTACCCGAACAGAGTCTCTCCCACTTTTTTCCGGACGAGCCCCCAGTGTTTGCCTTCAGTCCACCAGTAAAGGGCAGAGGTCGTCGTCCAAATTGTGCTTCTCCAACTGAG atgAATTATATTGAGgagaaattaaaactaatgcaacAGAAAGAACAAATGATGTCCATGG ATAAATtcaagaaagaaagagaagatCTGATGGAAGCCAAAAGAAGAGAAAAGGAAGGCAAGGAGAAAAGAAAAGAGGAGATGAGAAAGATAATCGAAGAGGAGAAACTGAGAAGAAAAGAGGAGAAGGAACGAATGAAGGTGGAGAAAGAGAGG GAACGTGAGAAGCTGAAGgaggaaaagaaaaaatatgcagaACGACTAAAGTTATGGAGTAAACCTCGAGAGGACATGGAGTGTGATGATCTTAAG GAGCTTCCAAAACCATTGCCAGTTAAAACGCGTCTTCCTCCGGAGCTGTTTGGCGACGCTCTGATGGTGCTAGAGTTTCTGCATGCGTTCGGAGAGCTGTTTGACCTGAAGGACGAGTTTCCTGATGGCATAACACTGG AGGTTTTGGAGGAGGCGTTGGTCGGCTCTAATCCTGAGGGCCCTCTCTGTGAGCTGCTCTTTTTCTTCCTGTCAGCGATATTTCAGGCCCTGGCAGAGGAGCAGGAGGAAGTAGCCAAGGACCAGCTCGCGGAAGCAGACACCAAAG ATCTTACTGAGGCTCTGGAGGACGATGCTGATCCCACTCAGTCTGCCATCAGCGCTGTGGCATCTTTGGCTGCTGCCTGGCCGCAGCTCCACCAAG GTTGTAGTCTGAAGCAGTTGGATCTGGATAGTTGTACCCTCACTGAGATTCTAAGATTGCACATCCTGGCCTCGGGGGCAGACTGCAGCTCCACCAGTGCTAAGTTTCGCTACCAGAAGCAGGGTGGGTTTGGCTCCACGGATGACCCCTGTGTGGAACTGCGTCTGTCAAACCAGTGCCTGCTGAAAAAACTCTCCAGCACTGCAGTCTATGACCTGCTGCCTG gaGAGAAGCTGAAGATCCTTCACGCTCTTTGTGGGAAGCTTCTGACTCTGGTTTCCACACGAGACTTTATAGAAGACAATGCAGACGAGCAGAGAGCTGCCAAACAGGAACTACGAGAGCTTAAAGCCGAGCAGCATCGCAGAGTGAGAGAGGAAGCTGCTGAGAG AGTTCGGAAAAGAAAAGAGGAGAAACTGAGAGAACAAGAGCAGAAATTGAAAGAAAAGCACGAAAAACTCAAAGAGGAAGCAAAGAATGGAAGCCACGTGGCTGG AGATGAAATGGACACCAGCACAGAGAGCCAAGAGGCTCACACAGAACAACACACAGAGGATGAGGAGGAACAACCATCTAAATCTAAACTAG caaagaaaacaaacagcTCCCTGAAAGAGAAGCAGTCCAGTGAGGTTGAAGTGAAAGACAGCCTGAGTCCAGAGGAGCTACAGCAACAACAGCTCAAAGAGAAAGAACTTCTGGAACGGATTCATAAGGCCATGGCCTGCACCTACATCCTGCCTTTTGGTCGAGACCGCCAGTATCGCCGCTACTGGATCTTTCCATCCGGCGGTGCGCTCTTCGTCGAGGATGACTTTTTTGGTTTGACAGAAGACATGCTGGAGCCACGTCCAACTCCTGAACCCAAGATGGAGGAGGCTCCATCAGTAGAGAGCCCTGTTAAGACCGATGATGCCACAGTTGAGCCGGTGCCGGTCCACAACACCTCCCCTCCAGTCAACCGGCCCAATCAGTGGTTCTTCTACAGCGTGGCTGAGGACGTGGAGCAGCTCATTGAAGCTCTTAACCCTCGAGGACACAGAGAAAGCACCCTTAAAGAAGCCCTGCTACAGGAGAAAGAACGCATCCTTCAACTGCTAGATGAAAAGGCTGTTCAGCGCTATCATCCTTCAG ATAAACCTTTCCCAGAGACCAAAAGCAGTAGCTTGAAGGCGAAAGCTGCCCTGTCTTCAGAAAGCACAGTACCTGCTGAACGCTTTATGGAAAATCGCCTCAAGGATCTGCTACTTGATGTCGAAGATCGCATCTATCAGGGAACTCTGGGCACAATTAAA GTAACTGACAGAAGTTCATGGAGGGCAGCATTGGAAAACGGGAACTATGAACTACTAAGCCCTGAATCCAAAGAGCTGATGAACGGCGAAGAGGAGCCAATGGAGATTGAAAACCACTTCAGAGTCAATAACAG GCTGCAAGAATTAAAAGCAGAGAGTCAGAGTGTTACATCCACTACTGTGAGCACACCTCAACCCATCAACAACACCGTCCAGTACCTGGCACAGGCTTTGGCCCAGATAGAGCAGGGCATAGAGCGCAAGTTCCTCAAAGCTCCACTGG GTGATGAAGATTCCAAAAAAGATCAAAAGGTTAAGAAAAAGGACAAAAAGAAAGATGATGACCAATCTAGTGAGAAAGATG ATGGTAGTGAGAGTGGGCGGCAGGTAAAAACTGTGCTGGAACGCTGGCGTGAGTCTCTTCTGGCCTGCTCCAGCCTGTCACAGGTTTTTCTGCATCTCTCCACCCTGGAACGCAGCGTCATCTGGGCTAAATCCATCCTTAACGCCCGCTGCAAGGTGTGTCGTAGGAAGGGAGATGCTGAAAATATGCTCTTATGTGACGCCTGTGACAGAGGCCATCACATCTTCTGCCTTCGCCCAAAACTGAAG GCTGTTCCTACTGAAGACTGGTTCTGCCCAGAATGCCGTCCCAAGCAACGCTCCCACAGAATCAACTCCCGCCAGCGTTCTTCCATCGACTCTGAGGAAGAAATGGAGGATGAGGAGGAGTCTGAAGCAGAGGAGGAgtcagaagaagaagaagaagaggaggagtCGGAGGAAGAACAGTCAGAAGAGGAAGAGAAGGAGAG TGTTTCTAAGAAGGTTGCAGTCAAACTTCCTCTCCAGAGCACTAAAGGAGGTCGTTCAAACAACAAATCAAAGCAAGCTGAATCGGGTCATTCCACACCTCGCTCTCAGCAGAGTACTCCCAAACAGAGCCAGTCTGCTAATAAAGGAGGCTCCAAAAACTCAGGAAAGAAACCCACCCCAGTGTCAAACGGCAAACCCCCGGCACGGGCAGGCAGCCGCTCCAGTGCTCGTCTTAGTCTAGAGGTGCTCGCCAGTAATGGCACAACGGCTAAGTCCAGCAACCAATCCAGCCCTTCCACACAGAATACAGACTCTAGAAAGAGACCCATTACTG CAGAGGTCTCCCCAAAAGCCAAGATCGTTTTGGCTCCAACCACTACTTCATCCAGCCGTAGAAGCTCAGGAAGAAATCTGGGTGTCCATGAGCTGTCAGCCTGTGAGCTGCTCACCGTGGATCTGGTCAGACATGAGGACAGCTGGCCCTTTAAGAAACTTGTATCCAGAACtcag GTACCTGATTACTATGATATCATCAAGAAGCCCATCGCCTTGAGTACAATCAGGGAAAAGGTCAACAACTGTGAATACCAAACTGCTG CGGAATATATTGCAGATATGGAGCTCATGTTTTCCAACTGTTTGGAGTACAACCCACGTAGCACCAACGAAGCGAAGGCCGGTCTGCGGCTCCAGAGCTTCTTCCAATCCGAGCTCCAAAGGCTCGGCCTGGCAGACCGCATGACCCCTCCTCAGAAACGACCACGGATGTAA